ATTAGGGTTATGGGACCCTGAGATCTGGGTCTTTCTTCTTAGGGgaacctttttcttctttctgtatcaTTCCATCAGATTGATTCTGGGGAAGCACTACCTACCCTCAAATAGGTAGAGAGCAGAGGAGCCCTGAGCAGCCAGACACCATCTTGCGCCTCCCTCTGCCCCAGCGTAGACAGGTGTCAATCTCCTTCCACCCAGGCCTTCCCTCAGCCCCCCTGCCACGTGTTTAAAAGGGGTTGGCAGAGGGGATCAGGTGTGGCTCATGACCCTGGTGTCTCAGCCCTTCGGAAGAGAGAAAAAACTCCCTGCCCCAGAAAGAAGACTGTCAAGTTAGGGTGCAGCCTGTAGAGAGGGAGCCCTTAGGGCTGAGCCTGCAGACACTTGACACAAGACCTGCTAGCTGTGTGGGGTGCACCTGTCTCTTGCGTTCGATCCAACCTCCGATCTTTGCCTTCTCTACTCCTGCCCCAGGTGGCCAACCTCTTGTGGCTATTTCAGATCCTGCAGATCAGCTACGCCTCCACCAGTGCCAGGCTGAGTGACAAGTCACGCTATGACTACTTTGCCCGCACAGTGCCCCCTGACTTCTTCCAAGCCAAGGCCATGGCTGAGATTCTCCGCTTCTTCAACTGGACCTATGTGTCCACTGTGGCATCTGAGGGTGACTATGGCGAGACAGGCATTGAGGCCTTTGAGCTAGAGGCTCGTGCCCGCAACATCTGCGTGGCCACCTTGGAGAAAGTGGGCCATGCCATGAGCAGTGTAGCCTTTGAGGGCGTGGTGCGAGCCCTGTTGCAGAAGCCCAGTGCCCGCGTGGCTGTCCTGTTCACCTGTTCTGAGGATGCCCGGGAGCTGCTTGCTGCCAGCCAGCGCCTCAATGCCAGCTTCACCTGGGTGGCCAGTGATGGCTGGGGGGCCCTGGAGAGCGTGGTGGCCGGCAGTGAGAGGGCTGATGAGGGTGCCATCACCATCGAGCTGGCCTCCTACCCCATCAGTGACTTTGCCTCCTACTTCCAGAGCCTGGACCCTTGGAACAACAGCCGGAACCCCTGGTTCTGTGAATTCTGGGAGCAGAGGTTCCGCTGCAGCTTCCGGCAGCCAGACTGTGCAGCCCACTCTCTACGGGCAGTGCCCTTTGAGCAGGAGTCCAAGATCATGTTTGTGGTCAATGCAGTGTACGCCATGGCCCATGCGCTGCACAACATGCACCGTGCCCTCTGCCCCAACACCACCTGGCTCTGTGATGCCATGCGGCCAGTCAATGGGCGCCGCCTCTACAAGGACTTTGTGCTCAACGTCAAGTTTTATGGTAATGGTGCTGGCCAGTGTCCACTGGTCTGCTGGCTGTCAGAGGATGAGGGGAAGCAGGTCTTCAGGTTCCATTCCTTTGCTAAGGAAACAGTATAGTGAAAGTAAAGGACTCACCCAGAGGCAGCTGGCATCAGAGCCAGAGCAAGGATGCTAGGCAGAGAAGACTCCAACTGCAGCAGGGGCTGAGGGTTCACTTTCTTCCAGAGTAGACCTCTGGCCTGGTCCTGCCATTTTGAGGGTCTCTGGCTCCTCCCTGGGCCTTGCCTTCTACCTTCTGTCTCCTTATCTTGCCAGGGGTGGAGACCAGGAGACCTCAAGCAGCCCATTCTCAGGCAGCAGTGAGAGTCAGAATCCGGCTGGCTTGAGGGTGAGCATCAGGATGACACTATCTATTCAGGGAAaatgtctctttctttcctttctttctttctttcctctttccttctttcttttttctttctctctctctttcccctctccctcccactttctctctttctccctttctctctctttctttccctcctttctccctctttccttccttccttccttcttccctccctccctccttcctgctttctttctttctcttttttatttctatttctcctctttctctttctctccttcctccctccctatttccttccttcctttctctctttctctctcttttccctcccaccctttgtctctttctccctttctctctctcttttttctctttctctttctctccctccttcctccttccctctctccctctccctctccttccttccttcctccccccctttctttctctttcaatggggtctcactatattgcccaggttgcagtgcagtggctattgACAGATTCACAGGCACAATaccacctccaactcctgggctcaagcaatcctcttgcctcagcctcctgagtagctaggatgacaggcatgtagCACTGCGCCTAGCTTCAGGGAAAATTTCTATTCCTAGTCTTGGTTTTCCACTCAAGGTGGCCTGAAAGTCTCCCAAAATCAAAAGTTATTTTAACAAAAGTACCAGCTTTAAGAGGAATGAGCGCTGTAGATCATCACGATGCTTCAGGAAGAATCACCGTGGGAACAGTGGGAGACAAAGCTTGGAAGCCCTGGCCCAGGGTTAAGATGAAGAGTAATTCCAATAGAACTGACATTCAGACTTATGCTACAATCAGGGTAGGGGTTAGGGTTGGACTCGGGTCTGATTGGGTTGTTGGAGCAAGGCTAAATTCAGCCTGTTTGGCTTGGGTGGAATTTACAGTAGGGCTAGAGTTGGATTTTGAGAACTTTGAGGCTGAGTAGAAAGAGTAGGTGCTTGAggggacctgggtttgaatctaggCTGGTCCTTCAGCACATCTTCTGTTTTCTTGAACTTTGATTTGTCACTGGGGCTGAGGATGGTTGTAAATCCTGGCTAGAGCCTGGCTGGGAGATGTGGGGTTCATGGGATGAAGTCGGGGTGGAGAGGAAGTGGTTGCAGGTGATGACCACTGAGGTTGGGATTCAGTTTGCACCAGAGTGGCTGTTAGAACTGGGGGTGCtgccccatgttctcactcataggtgggtgttgaacaatgagaacatgtgaactcagggagaggagcatcacacactgggggcagttgtgggggggtaggggagggacagcaggggttggggaaggtgggggggtgggaagggaaaacatggggagaaatgctggatatagtatacacctaaagtaaaattaaaaaagaaaacttagtaGAACTCCTCACTACCTAATACTATAATACTATTCTATATAACTAGGATTAGGTATagtattttaatctttaaaaagaaaaacttttaaaataaattaagtaaattaaaaataaaaagaactgggGGTGCTGGAGCCAGAGTTGTTGTTAGGGTTAGTGGGGACAGGATTGGAACTGAGACTGGGTTTAGCCTTAGCACTGAGTCAGGGGAGAGGGCTGTGGTGTATGTTTTGATGAAGTTGGGATTTGGGGCCGGGGTTGGAAAGTGTTGGATAGTACTAAAGTTGAATTTGGGGAGTCACGGTTGGAACTGATGTGGACCTTAGGTTTCTGGAGATGTCTGGGCTTTAAGGCTGGGATTACACTTGGCATTTAAGGTTGGGGTTTGAGGTTGGAGTTTAGGGGTAAGACTTTGTTGTCATCTCTCTGTTAGAAAAATGACTGGGGTCAAGGCAGGATTTAGTTTTGGGTTAAGGATTGGAAGGGCTAATGGTGGCCTCAGCTCTGGTGGTTGGGTTTTATGTTAGGGTGGATGTTGAGGTCACATCAGGGTAGCACACCAGTCCAACcgtctcttccttccctccccatccTAGCCCCCTTTCATCCAGCTGACACCCACAACGAGGTTCGCTTTGACGGCTTTGGTGATGGTATTGGCCGCTACAACATCTTCACCTATCTGCGTGCAGGCGGTGGGCGCTATCGCTACCAGAAGGTGGGCTACTGGGCAGAAGGCTTGACTCTGGACACCAGCCTCATCCCATGGGCCTCACCCTCAGCCGGCCCCCTGCCTGCCTCTCGCTGCAGTGAGCCCTGTCTCCAGAATGAGGTGAAGAGTGTGCAGCTGGGCGAGGTCTGCTGCTGTCTCTGCATCCCGTGCCAGCCCTATGAGTACCGATTAGATGAGGTCACCTGTGCCAGTTGTGGCCTGGGCTACTGGCCCAATGCCAGCCTGACTGGCTGCTGCGAACTGCCCCAGGAGTACATCCGCTGGGGCGATGCCTGGGCCGTGGGTCCTGTCACCATCGCCTGCCTGGGTGCCCTGGCCACCCTCTTAGTGCTGGGTGTCTTCGTGCGGCACAATGCCACCCCAGTGGTCAAGGCCTCAGGTCGGGAGCTCTGCCACATCCTGCTGGGTGGTGTTTTCCTCTGCTACCGCATGACCTTCATCTTCATTGCCAAGCCATCCACGGCAGTGTGTACCTTACGGCCTCTCGGTTTGGGCACTGCCTTCTCCGTCTGCTACTCAGCCCTGCTCACCAAGACCAACCGCATTGCACGCATCTTTGGTGGGGCCCGGGAGGGTGCCCCGCGGCCACGCTTCATCAGTCCTGCCTCACAGGTGGCCATCTGCCTGGCGCTTATCTCGGGCCAGCTGCTCATTGTGGTCGCCTGGCTGGTGGTGGAGGCGCCGGGCACAGGCAAGGAGACCGCTCCCGAACAGCGGGAGGTGGTGACGCTGCGCTGCAACCACCGCGATGCAAGTATGCTGGGCTCACTGGCCTACACCGTGCTTCTCATCGCGCTCTGCACGCTTTATGCCTTCAAGACCCGCAAGTGCCCCGAAAACTTCAATGAGGCCAAGTTCATTGGCTTCACCATGTACACCACCTGCATCATCTGGCTGGAATTCCTGCCCATCTTCTACGTCACCTCCAGTGACTACCGGGTGAGCTACCTGCCATAGAGGTGGAGGGAGGTGGGACACCAGACCCTCTGTTTCCTGGTATCTTATTTAATCTACTGGTAGCTCTGGGGCTCCAAGAGGTTAAATGGCCACTCAGGGGACAGCAGCTTGTGTGGATCTcaaggggaaggtgggagggctgAATAGGGCCTAGGGAAATGCCCAGGGAGATGGGGAACTCGAATTACGGAGAGCTGAGATTTCAGGATGTGCATGTCATCCTCTAGCCTGGGAGGAGATGGGGGGCAGAAATATGTTCAGATGAACGGGGTTCTGCCCTGCTCCACTGAGGGGTTCTTCAAGCAGACAAATAGTATTATAATGATTACAAGACTGATCATCAGTTATGCTTTTGCAAAAAACAGCTACAAAGGACTAACTCAGTGGACCAACCTTTGTTTCTTCATTATCTCTACCTGGATTCtggccttttattttctctttctactaATTCTaattctgcttctgcttctcatTTCTTCCCCAGTTAGAACTTTATTTACCTAAACTACCTGTTGTCCCCTTCTCAGAGCCACTAAGCAGCAGTTTGAGGTTGACAATTGAAGAATTAggattagaaaaaagaaacacgaATGACCTTTTTGTGTTTCATTATCAGGGGTTTGTAATGCAGGTAAAAAGACCTTTTTCAGAGTTAAGATTttgatacaaaaaataagctattttaatatttataactttgactagtagaatttttgtataaaaaCATTTGTTTGGATGTCTTTGTTAGCGTTGAGTGGACACTGGAAAAGCCTCTTCTAACAGGTTCTATGTCTTTCTGGATACGCTTTTCAGTATTCTGATTCCACTAGACAGTGACAAGAGGGAAGCATTGGTGGTTCAGTGGTAGAATTCTCGCCTCCCACGCGGGAGACCCGGGTTCAATTCCCGGCCAATGCAGTTGGGCTTTTGAGCTTCACTTCCCTTATGGCTGCTTTAACCCTTCTGCCCAGCAAAATTATACCGCATACTCTAATAGTGCATTTAGAGGCTTCATCACCGAAAGGTAAACTGACCAAGGTCGTGCCAAAAGACATTCCGGGGACTAACCTGGGACCCCTGCAGTCGTTGGACTCCACAAACCATTTAGCAAAGTGGCAAATACGAAGTATTTCTGGCGAGTCACTGCAGTTTTGATATTGGTACCTGTTACCTTCATCTATTTTCTGGGTGGATCCCTGCAAACCCAAGAAACCATCAGGTTCCTGATTCGCGTGCTGGACCTTGGGCTTCCCGCTGAGCCACAATGCTGAGGATCAAGAAATGATGCTCGGGGAAGGAGAGAAGCTGTGGGCGGGGCAGTCACCTCAGAGGTCCAAGAAGCTCAGCGGCCCAAAGAAAGAAGTGTGTGGGGGAGAATCTACGCGGAGCTGCGGGGAGCTGTGGAGACTGGTACTAGTGCAGGGGACCCTCGGGGCTGTACCCCAGACACCAAGAACCGAACTTGCTAACATCGTCAGCTACCGGGGCCTCCGAGTGTTTTGTGGGCCCATGGTGTTCCAGGAGGGGTTCCAGAATCTGTGTCTGGAAATGTGTGTCAACAGGTTTTGGCCTGAAATTTGGCCTGGCATGggggcttgggaggctgagacggatggatggcttgaggtcaagagttcaagaccagcctggctaacacggtgaaaccacatttctactaaaaatacaaaaactagccgagtGTAGTAGTGTGCACTggttattccagctacttgaggctgaagcaggagaatcgcttgaacccagcaggtggaggttgcagtgagccaagatggggccactgcacccagcctgggcaacagagtgagcctctgtctcaaaaaaatagaaaaggtgtTGGCCcgaaaattacatttatatttattttttatttttatttttatttttttaaagagacagggtctcactgttgcccgaCTGCATTGCAGTGACGCACTCCTAGCTCACtgctgtctggaactcctgggctccagtgatcctcccacctcagcctttggagtagctgagattacagctaaaccaccatgcctggtctgaaaaatatatttgtaatacagGAAAGCAAAGAACGGAACCTGGGAACTGTTTATCTTGTTGTGTTGTGAGGATGTTACTGTGTTAGAGACACAACAAATGACAGCAGGTGATGAATTTCCTTCCAAAGAGTTTACTCGGATCCTGGGCTGCAGGGCACCGTGGCTTCAGTGCACCTCTGCCCTTAAGACTATTCAGAAACTGTCTCTGTGAGGCCAAGAGGCTGTGTGAAGATCAGCAGTTTAGGGCTCGCCTGCAGCTTGCAGTCAGGCGGCAGCTGTGTTCTGGATCTCGTGGGCGCCTGCATGCACACCTCTCCGGGAAATTTCTACCTGAATTCTTAAGGCATTTCCAGTGGCTTAGCTAtctctttcttttgcttactGCCACACACATGCCACCAAATCCTGCACTCCAAGCTTCTCCTCCTGCACCCTGGACTCCCAACCTCCAGTTAGACCAGCTGCATCTTCCTGCACCTGCCTGAAGCTCCATCAGGCCACGGTGCCTCCCACAGCAAGCAGGCCAGGCGGAATCCGAATTCTTATTGCACTTCTGAGGAGGGTGGCCAGGCAGTGTGGAGGATGCGGGTGAGAGGGGTAAGGTTGAGGGCAGGAGTACACTGCGGGCTCCTGTCTTTGCCCTCACTGGCCCAGGTGCTGCCCACTCTCTGGTTGTCTGCCTTCAGCTCTGCATGGGAAATCAGGTCTGCACCTTGATCTTCCTGACTTGTCATTTTGTGAGGAGCCTGAAGGGATGAGCTGTTGCTCTTGTTCCACACATTCTGTCCAAAAGGTGCCATCCTCTCTACTTGCTCTAGGGCCTGCCCATTGAGCTCTGGCGCTCAGGCTGGGATGCTGCCCAGTATAGAGGCTCTGCAGCCTCTGTTCTGACTGTCCCACACAAGCAAGACAAAGGCCACAGGGCACTCTGTGGTGGGACAGCATTCAGAGGCGTGGGCCAAAGGCCTCTCTTTCCACAGTCCCTTTGCAGACCTCGTGGAAGAGGCATCCCTTTGAGGAGCAATGTGGCCCAAGGCCTGGCTTCACATGCAGGCTCTTGGGTCCAGTGGGTCCTCCCTGTGCCTGGTATAGCCAACTGCTCCACACATCTCACCTGATttttcctcctccaccacctgAGCTCCTCCTCCACCCCCTTGCTCTGCTGTCCTTAGGACAGCAAGATCCCAGGCCCTTGGTAAAGCCCcatccccagtgttgggggaAAAACTTGGGTCCAGGTCATTTAATCCCAGAAGAACAGAGAACCTGAAGCAGGAAGGAATCCTTTCCCTTGTGGAGGTCTCTTAGCACAGCCCATCCAGGGGCCTGGGTCAGGGTCCAGATATCCTCTACCTTCCTTAAGGGCCTGGGTTTTCAGGCCCCCGTGGTTGGTCAACATAAAGTCTTTCCCATTCTTCATCTGGGAACTGTAGGAATATCGCATGGGGCCCTCTCTTACCCATTAGAGATACCCAGAAAATAGTAAGCCTTAAAGTCAGATAGTGCAAGTCCttgttttgctctttttcacACAGggcaataaattttgaaataggtAATAAGTCATGAAACCCTCACACACATCGGGATATGCTGTCACTTCCTCCCTCTCTGatatgtttggctgtgtcctcacccaaatctcaacttcaattcatctcccagaattcccatgtgttgtgggagggacccaggaggaggtaattgaatcatgggggctggtctttcccgtgctattcTCCTCATAGTGAATACGTTTCACTATCTGATGGGGTTATCAGGTgtttccgcttttgcttcttcctcattttctctcgctgctgccatgtaagaagcgCCTTTTGCttcccgccatgattctgaggcctccccagccatgtggaattctaagtccaattaaacctctttttcttcccagtctcaggtatgtctttgtcaCCATCGTGAAAATGGACGAATACACTCTCATTTCAGAGTGGGacacatgctctcactcacaTATACTGGTTGCTGACTTGTGACCAAAGATTGTCTATTGCACCCTCTGGGGACAGTGGATCTCCAGGCGTTTGCAGGACGGATGAACTCGCAAAAAGTCCGCAACACTCGGCACAATCTGGATTTAGTCCCATTGGTCTGAATGGGACTAATACTTttataaaagggaccccagagggTTCTCTCACCCCCTTTCTGCCCTGATGATACAATGAGAAAGCGCCAGTCTATAACCAGAAAAGAAGTCCCTCGCCATAATCCTACCATGTTGGCTccttgatctcggacttccaatttccagaactgtgagaactaGATTTCTGTTGTGAGTTAGCCCCCCAGTGTATGGTACATTGTTACAGAAGCCCGAACTGAGACAGAGATGGAATCCCATGGACAGTCTCTAATTTACTAAGCTGGTCATCAGGTGGGATGTTGCCAGCTGGAAACAGGAAGAGCTGGCATTTTGTGCATAGGAAGGAAGATAGTGGACAGGCCCATTGTCGGCTTTGTCCGCCTTGGCAAACTGGAGACGGTGACTCAACTCACCTTCACCAGCCACGGGAACACTGGGAGGACCTCCAGAGGAGGTTAGGTCAACTAAATGGTAACTAGATCCTGCAACCTcatgggatttttttctcttccctttgatCTCTCTTCTGCCTAACCAGTATGACGGGAGTCACACTTTCCCTTCAGAAAGGGATCCCTTTCGGACAGGACCGAAGTGGTCAGCTCTTTCCCCTAAAGCTTCTCTGCAGGCTCAACTGAAGAGACCTGAAGCTCCAGGAGAGGCGAGTGAACCCAGCCGTCTTCCCGGCTGGCCCTGGTCAATAGGCTCGGAAGAGGCCGATTTGGAggacagaagggaagaaaagaccTAAAGGTAGAATCTCATGATGTCCAGATGTCAAAAGCCTCAAATCCTAAGGTCCGACTGTGCGGGGGAGGGAGGGGATCTGAAGCTGGATGGACCCCCGAGCCTTCATCTGGAGAGTCCTCTGCACAAGCTCAGAGAGCAGGACTAGGTGCACCAATGGTTCTCAACAGGCGGCAACTTTGCCCTcacacccctcccccatccccgcTGGGACACTAGGCCGCGACTGGGGGAAGCCGGAGGGAGAACGTCAAGCCCCTGACATCCATCTGGTCAGAGGAGGCGGGGGATGCCGCTAAACACCCCAGATCCACCCAagggcccctcccccaccccgccccgaaGTAGCTATTCCGCGGAGGTAGAGAAACTCCCATGTAGGTCATCAATGTCCACGCACTTGGCCGACGGGAAATCGGGAATTGGCGACCAATTGGATCTTGGATCTGAGGAAAAAACTCCAGCGTCAGAGGAAACTCGGGTTTTGCCCGAAGCATATGGAAGGGTGGCATAGCAGTTGCCTAAGATGGGAAAACGGCAGTTGTCGCAGGTTGCAGGGGGGAAGGTCAGAGACCAGTTCAGGGCCCCGATCCTTCCTGGAAAGTTTTCCATCCAGCCCGCCTCGGTTTCTGCATCCGTCTGAGCCCTTTATGATGCTGAGGGCATCCTGGTCTCACTCCGGGTCCCTCCCCGCTCCCGCCTCCTCCGGGTGACCTGGTGTGTGGCTCGGGCTCTGGCAACCTGCAGCCTCCTTTCCACGGGCTGCCGCCTGGCAAAGGCACATCTGTAGGTCAGTGGTTAGGTGTGGCCGGGAGGCTGCACCTCGCTCAGGAACTCGGGACTTGTGGCCTTGGTGGGCCTCGCTGAGCACTCATTGCGTTGCCTGCGGGCTCTTCTTTTGGAGAAAAGAGGGGACGGCCTTGTGAGAGGACTCCAGGAGCCATCAGGGACCCTCACAAGGCCGAAGTCCTCCCAGAGCACAGGGAAACTGTCACATCAGACCAACAACAGAAGAGAAAGTGCTGTTATGCGTCTCCCTGGTGGTCTAGTGGCTAGGATTCGGCGCTTTCACCGCCGCGGCCCGGGTTCGATTCCCGGTCAGGGAAGCTTTTGGCACCAGCCTTCCTCCCCTGGGGAATCTTCTTACTCCGCTGTCAGCTGGCCTGCTCCAAGGGCCAGATGCAGAAGTCTCCGCAGTGAGGTGCAAACCCTGGCGAAGGAGGCTAAGTCCCGG
The DNA window shown above is from Callithrix jacchus isolate 240 chromosome 18, calJac240_pri, whole genome shotgun sequence and carries:
- the LOC118151109 gene encoding metabotropic glutamate receptor 2-like, which codes for MFLSLQELGPFSSLFLSVLYWSLFPPLFAFAASNLIPPGDPGLLDPSISSGAMGSLLGLLALLRLWGAVAEGPAKKVLTMEGDLVLGGLFPVHQKGGPAEDCGPVNEHRGIQRLEAMLFALDHVNRDPHLLPGVRLGAHILDSCSKDTHALEQALDFVRASLSCGVDGSRHICPNGSYATHGDAPTAITGVIGGSYSDVSIQVANLLWLFQILQISYASTSARLSDKSRYDYFARTVPPDFFQAKAMAEILRFFNWTYVSTVASEGDYGETGIEAFELEARARNICVATLEKVGHAMSSVAFEGVVRALLQKPSARVAVLFTCSEDARELLAASQRLNASFTWVASDGWGALESVVAGSERADEGAITIELASYPISDFASYFQSLDPWNNSRNPWFCEFWEQRFRCSFRQPDCAAHSLRAVPFEQESKIMFVVNAVYAMAHALHNMHRALCPNTTWLCDAMRPVNGRRLYKDFVLNVKFYAPFHPADTHNEVRFDGFGDGIGRYNIFTYLRAGGGRYRYQKVGYWAEGLTLDTSLIPWASPSAGPLPASRCSEPCLQNEVKSVQLGEVCCCLCIPCQPYEYRLDEVTCASCGLGYWPNASLTGCCELPQEYIRWGDAWAVGPVTIACLGALATLLVLGVFVRHNATPVVKASGRELCHILLGGVFLCYRMTFIFIAKPSTAVCTLRPLGLGTAFSVCYSALLTKTNRIARIFGGAREGAPRPRFISPASQVAICLALISGQLLIVVAWLVVEAPGTGKETAPEQREVVTLRCNHRDASMLGSLAYTVLLIALCTLYAFKTRKCPENFNEAKFIGFTMYTTCIIWLEFLPIFYVTSSDYRVSYLP